A window of Pullulanibacillus sp. KACC 23026 genomic DNA:
TTCGAACAGATCAGCCATGGATTGTGACTAGTAATCTTAAAATCGGCATGGCTATCACTCAAACTAGCCATCGTAAAGGAAGCTTCCTCCACATCCGGCTGCAAAAAATCATTTAAATAGAGTTTATTGTTATGCCAGGCACTCCCCTCTGAGTGCTGGTCCGTCCCATCAACCGAAACAATCAGTCTTGGCTTATTCGCCGGCCATACCTCCATTAGAATCGGATTCTGGCATTCCTCTTCATTCCAACGCGTAAAACCGATATGCTCAGAAAGACCCATCCCATACCACTTACCATTATCAATCGTATGATACTGCTCGACTAGCTCTTTATCTCGTATCAGACATTTTTTAATCTCTTCAGTCAGTTTATTTGCTTCCATTTTGCCCAATTTCGCATCATAATGATTCTTCCCAGTAAGGAGCCACATTTTTTGCAAATTTAGGTTTCCGACAGCAGGATAATAGACGAGAGAGAAATAAGTGGATAAGTTCATAAGATCCACATGCTTATATAATTCATCCGCCAGTTCTAGAAGAGAATCGATTTGCTGTAGGGTATGGTCCGTTTCTTTATAATTCACTGGATGATAGACTTCTGAATTCATGTGTTCGGGTCTGCGTTTATGAGCTAGTTTGGTATAGCCAGTTAACAGCTCGACTACCTTATTCTTTTGCTCCTCACTGAACACACCATTAAACTGCTTTTCCGTCCATTCTCTTGTATAGTAATCGGTTTTATTAATGGCATTTGTTCCCCATTTTTCAAAATCATACGCCAAATCCATAAAGTAAGCTAACGGGAATTCCTGTGTCGCAATATCACCGACATTCACGATCCATAGATCCCGAACGCCAAAGTCGTAAGCCATACTCATCTGCTCCCAAATCTTAGGAAGATAAGAGCTGTTAATCCATTCATATGAAATCGGTCCGCCATGGTAATCAAAATGATAATACATCCCATAGCCGCCTTTATGGCTACGCATTTCTTCGGTTGGTAGTGTCCTTAAATTGCCATGATTATCATCACAAAGCATCAAAATGACATCCTCAAGCTCCTCCGAATTCATTAACCCTGGTGTTTCCTCATCCCCATAGAAGAAAGGTTCGACTTCTTTATATAAAGCAAGCATTCTTGGAACCTCTGAAAGGTCAGGATTAACATGTTCCTTTATTAACTGGTTTTGTGTCTTGATGACCTCTCGTAGCAACTCAATATTATCTGCCAATGTCGCTTCTTTTCCCATAATGGAGGTGTCTTGTTCGCCGCGCATACCCACTGTAATGACATTTTCAAATTGGCCGCTGCGCTTTAGCCCGTCTTCCCAGAATTTTATAATGCCTTCTCGATTCGTGATAAAATTCCAGGCATCACCATATTTAGAATTCGCACCACGTAAATACTTGTATTCTTCTCCATAACGCAGACAAGGCTCATGATGAGAAGCCCCCATGACGACACCATATTCATCGGCAAGTTCAGCATTTGCCAAGCCCGGCCCATCGTCACTGAAACGAGCTGACCACATGGCAGGCCATAGGTAATTCCCTTTCAATCGAAGCAACAGTTCAAAAACATGATCATACATCTCGGCATTAAATCCGCCAAAATTCTTCATTGTCCAGTTACCAAAGGCGGGCCATTCATCATTGATAAAGAAACCGCGGTAACGAACAGAAGGCTCTTTTGATAGGTATTTTAAGTCGTTTTTTAAGGAAAAGGACTCTTTCCTCACCGGCAACACGCCAGACCAATCGACCAACGGAGAAACACCGAGCAGTTCTGACAAGTGAAAAAGCCCGTAGATCGTGCCTCGTTTATCACTTCCCGCGATAACGAGTGCTCGTTCAACCCCTTCAAACGGATGATCAATCACTTGAAATAAATAGACTTCTCTTTTACCTTTGATTTCGGATAGATCGATCATCTGTTTCTCTTGGAGCTCATGAAGCAGTGGGCTCTGCCCTGCCGTTCCATATAAAACAGCCTGCTTTCCCAGTTTTTTTCTGTCTGTGGTTGATTGTGGCGCATAGCCGAACACCAACTCTATATCATGCATGACCTTCTTGGCTATTCGTTTCACACCGCTAAAGGCTGCTTCTTCTTGATAAAATAAGGCATGACCCACTGAAATCGATTCATTTTTCAACATGTCTTGACTAATAATAAATTCCATAAATAAGTCCTTTCCCATAAATCTTTTTTTTTCCTTCTGAACGATTACTAGATGTTTTGTTTCAGTTGTCAGACCAATCTGACGCGTTACAGGGTATAGCCGAATCCTAAAATAGTAAAGCATTTGTCTTCATTTTGAGGCGCCATTTTGATTTCAACCTGATGTTCCCGGCACACATCTTCTTGATACAAGATAACTGCGTTGCAATGCGTCCAGTTCACTTCATGAGGGTCGGCGTTTTTTAAATGCTTGCCATCTACCCAAATCTCCGCACTTCCAAAATGACGGCTTCCGGAATCTTTAAAAACAAGCAGGAGGTTTCTGCTGTAGATCGACATTTTGAAGCTTTCATTTCCTGATGAAGCGGAATGCATCCAGTTATTTGGAAATTGAGGTGTTGCAAAAGGATTCACATCCATTTCTACCTTCTGTAAATCGTCATCCGTTTCCGAAAAACTGCCCATACGGATTGCTGCCCCTATTCGGTTCTCTTTCCTATCAAGTAACTGCACATCCTTAAAATCATGACCGATTACTGGCGGCTGATCGAGTTTTATATCCTCTCGATCTCGAATCGATTTCTTAGTTTCAGAGAATAGATACTGAAGACAATCCGCCATTATTCTATGACCGTCGTTGGTTGGATGATAGATATCATAGAAAAATTGCCGTTTGGTAATGACGTTTCCCTCTTCTTTTGTCAACCTAAACTGCTCGACCACTGCATCCTTGATACTTACCATCGGGAGATCATAATGCTTTCCAATAGGAGAAAGCCTATTCTGCAGATTCCAGTCGTTTTCAAACACACTGAATAATAAAATGACAGCTGGTTTGTTTTCCGAAGCGAGTATTTTTAAACAAAGGCTCTCATAACAGATTCCTTGTGTTTCGTCCCCTGCATCATTTACCGCAAATTCAACAATCACGATATCCGGCTTTACTTGTCCATTCCTTAAAATATCCCGATCGTAGCGAATCATGCCGAGTTCAGATGGTGTCCCTCCTACTCCTGCCTTCACAAAATGGACATTCTCCCCATCCTTTTTTTCAAACAGGTCTCTGAATTTTAAATAAGATTGATAGGCATAACAATGAGTATGAATCGGCTTGGCTCCCGCTCCCTGAGTAATAGAGCCCCCTATATAAGCAATCGTTACATCATCACCTCTTTCGGCTTTTTCAATAGCCGCTTTTAATCGATGATTGTTTCCTTTGCTTAGAAGAGATTTCCTGATCATTTCCTTGTAAATTCTTGAGTCGAAGGCAACCGGCGGCTCCATCGCCATTTCCGGAACCTTGTAGGAATCATGCACATAGAATTTGATAATAGCGGTGGCTAGTTCACCGGGTTGTTCAAATTCAAAGGCAAACTTACCCGGTACCTCATCGTCTACGGACCATTGGTGATCCCCGAGTTCTAAAAGGGTCTCGGTTCCATCTGTTGGACAAGGCACTCTCAGCAAGGTTCCCGTTTCATATTTGTTCTCTTTTCCATAGTGATGTAAGACAAAATGGACATCTCCTACGTATTCACCTGTTGTTTTTATACTTACACCGATACTGTGAACGAGCTTGTGAAATCCCTTACAATTATCAAGAAGCGTCAAGATCGCTTCATCTGTCACGCCGCCCACAAGCTTTGCGATACTTTTCAATCGTCCTTCATCTAAATAAATTTCCTGTGATGGCTTGCCCTCATGACGAGGAGTTGCTTCAATCACTTTCTCAAACATAACGAAAAAGCTATCCCGTTTTGCCACTGGATCTTTTGGTGCTCTGAAATCTTCCATTTTATCATTTATTTGTGATCTGCTCGTTTCGGTCATTTACCTATCTCTCCTATTAAGTAATCAGTTTGATTAGTGACACGTAATTGAATAAATGGGCAACATACTATAGATCTATCGATGCGTTAGTCTCGTTAATTGGGAACAGCCGAGGGCTAATTGAAGCGCTTAACTCCTTTTTCAAATGATGACTTAACCTACAATGTTTGATTAATCAACAAACAAACTCTGTCTCCTTTCATTTTATTATTATTTTCAGAGAGGTCAACGTATTTTTGAAATTGCTTTATAAACGACTTAAAGTTTGGTCGTCTCCGTATTCATTGAAATGTATTTAAGTTTAAGCAAATAAAGAGCACTATTTGGCGGTCTATTTCCGTTTCTAATTCTGCCAAAAGACGTCAAGCTCTCCTTGGTTTTTAATGAAAAATTGATGCCAGCGCTGATCTTTTGTATCACCAGGTACAGGTTGAAATGTTTCAAGATAATGGCTATACAATCTTTTCTTAAGTGGCTTTCCCTTCCCAATATAAAGAATTTCTTTTTTAGCGTTCTTATAGACAGACATATAGCCCATTATGATCTGCAACATTCTTCTCTATATAGGTCTTAACATTATTCATTTCTGTCTCATCTTTTGGTACAACATGTCTAATCCTGAAGTGTTTCCATTTACCGTCTTGAGAATCAATGGGCAAAATTTCACTTTCTTTCAGGATTTTTTCGTAATCCATAATATACACCTCTAATCTCCATTAATTATAAGATCCTCATTCTCCCGCAAGATTACCTAAAAAGTAGATTATCATTCAAATTTTCCCATAAATTTCAACAAAAGTTTTTAGCTGTTTAGTAAGGTATGCCAAAAAATAATTTGAATAAAAACATGCATTCACCTAATTGAGCGCATGTTTTCTAATTATTGGTATTATAACCTTACAATCCCGTTCTTTATTTGTTCCCATCGGCAAAACTTAACGGATGAAACACAAGAACCGTCCCCGCGTTTCCGCGTTTCAGAATCGGCCCCACTAATTCGTTCCATTTTCAACTGCCATTTGTGTAAATTTTCGTTCACTGTGCCAATAAGTAATGAAAATGGAAATACTCGAGAAAAAGAAGAAAAAGATGATTGGAACTCGTAAGGAAATAAAAAAGAGCGCATATAGACAAATCATATTGATTAAGGTCAGATGAAATTTATACAAGCCAAATTTCAAGGCATTTATAAGTAACTGTTTACCGGTATAATAACCATTTACCATTAATGGAAACACATGTAAGACAACTGCAAAATAGCAAACCATCATCAAACAGAAAAAAATGTAGAGAGCAAATTTTATGTTCGAGTCAATTTTTGTGGTGAAATAAAAATCTCCATAAAGCAACAAACCAATTATTACGATGAAAATACCGACAATCATGCTTTGTTTGAAATTTTCTTTCAATAATTGAATGTATGTGGTGATAATCTGCGGTTCTTTCTTTTTTATCCATTGTCTTGACACTCCAAAAGCAGCTGCCATAGCGGGAAATATTGTAATAATCGGTATACAGCTTAATAAGAATAGAAGGTTTAATAGTGCAAAGTGATAAATCCAAGTCCCTATCCGATATAACTTGCCATCTACCTTAAACATAAAAACACCCTTCCATCCTATTTACTATTGTAGTTACTTTGTATTTTAGTATGTATGCCGTTACATAGCAATAATAGTATATGTAATTTATAGAATTTTTACATAAATAAAACAAGTTTTTTTGAGCTATACCAGGTGACTTCTTATCGAGACTGTCTACTTTAAATTTTTTAGCATTAAAAGCAAACGTGTTGAGCACTATCTCTATCCAAATGGGAATTTACATACACGAATATCCACAACAAATAACTCAAATTCGGATAGGTTTGTTTCGACTGAAATCGAATTGGCAATAGCCAGATTGTGATAGGACGTTTGAAAATAAAAGAGCAATTTGATAATAGGAAAAATATATAAATAGGAAACTACCTAAAATGATTGATATTAAATTGATAGAATAGTCGCAGATAGTTTAATTTTCGAGCATTTTGTTAAAAAGATTCATAAAGCTTGTGTTATGATTAATGGATAAGGCGAATCAAGACGAATTTCCCCGAGATATGTAGAACATTTTACTAAAAGAGAATCTTGTTTAAATCTGCATTTGGCTTTAGTGAAAAAAAGAAACCACCTTTTAATGAGATGGTTTCCAAATTGGCAATCCATTTATTATTTATTTTGAGCCTTATAATTCTTTACATACTCATCATAAATGGCCTGACCACCTTGAGCCATGTACTGTTTAACCAATGATTTGTAAAGACTGTCTACATCAGATGACTTAGCCGTAATTAATTTCGCAAGCATCTGAGAAGATAAACTCGTTAGCTGTGTATTATATTTTGCCACTGCCGAATTTGGTGTTGAATAATAGTAAGGCTCATACAAATCCACAGATCCAACCTTATAGGCATTCTGAACTTGTTTTTGGTAACCCGGATAGCCTGCGGAAATAGCGGCGACATTCTTTTTCGGATCCCCAAGTTCAATACCATTTGAAAGAATATCATAGTCAAGGTTGTTTGCAACAGTCATCATCTTATCGCCCTTAGTTGTTGTTCCTGTCGGTTGTGGAACACCATTTACCATTTTGTAATCAACGCCTTCCTTACCATTCTGGAGGAAGAGGGTTACCTTCGAGTTGGCCATCCAGTTAAGATATTTTACTGCAAGGTCAGCATTTTTACTTGCTTTTGGTACAAGTATATACATACCGTTTGGAGCATACCCAGCCTTAGGATGCTGTCCTGCATCATTCCCCCAAGGATCAACAGGCACAAGTTCAGCACCAGGGACGTTCTTTGTTAGATTGGTAAGGTCACCAGGTGATGTTCTATACGGACCATCCCAGTTCGTCATGTAGGCACCTACTTTTCCATTGGAAATATCTGCATCCAACTGTTTTCCATCTTTGTCAGTAGCGAAACCTGGGCTAATCAAGCCTGCATTGTACATCTTGTTCATATATTGAACGGATTGTTCAAATCCAGGTAAATTCCAGTTTACATCGTAGCCTGGGTTTGTCTCCAGAGTCGCAAACTGTTCTTGTGTAAGATTAGATGGTTTAAAGGCTTCTGGTATGTAACCTAAGCCTGGATAAGCTGGTTGAAGTGAATAGCCGAACGGGATAACACCGCTTACATTGCCAGGGTTTTTCTCTTTGAATAAAACCATATCGTTATAGAACTCTTGTGGTGTAGTAGGAAGAGGGAGACCAAGTTTATCAAGCCAGTCTTTACGGATAAATGTATTCTCGCCCAGTAAGACAGTTCTCTTACCTGGTATCGCATATTGTTTACCATTAAATTGACCATACTTTAATAAATCATTACCAAGATAACTTGTGAGGGTAGATCCATACTTCTTAAGGAGTGAACTAAGGTCTGTCAACCCACCCTGCTGTACATAATTATATACAGTACCCTGGTCGTAGGTGAAGACAATATCAGGTGCCTGATTGGCTGCCATCATGACATTTAGTTTATCCACTTCCTGGCTTCTAGGAACGGTAACAAAATGAACGGTTACATTATTCTCCTTTCCGAAGGTACTGTTGATATACTTTGTCCAGTAGTTATTATTCAAATCTGGCTGACCGGGTTGGCCCCTATCAAAAACTTCAACATTCAATGTTCGGTGGCCTGTCTTGCTGCTTTGGTTGCCGCTTGATTGTGCTGTACTCGAACAACCAGCCAAAGCCAAAACAAGTACAAGCGTAATGAAAGTAGCAAACAAAGATCTCAGTGATTTCACCTTCATAAAACCCTCTCCTTTTATAAATAAATTTCAATTTTTATATAAATTTGCGAACCAGGCGAAACTAATCCTATTTCACAAACCCATATTAGCCTTTAATTGAACCAATTGTAATACCGCTTACAAAGTATTTCTGGAGCCATGGGTATACTATAAGAATCGGAATTGTACCAAAAATAATACTTGCTGCTTTAAGTGCCTCTGAAGGAAGATTTATGACGACATTTTCTCCCGACATTTGTTGTGAAATATTGATCACATTGTACAGCTTAAGCTGAATGGTATACAGCTTTTCGTTTGTGATATAGAAAAGAGCATCTTGGAAATAATTCCATCTGAATACGGCGTATAGCAAAGCGATGGTGGCAAGTGCTGGCTTGGAAAGAGGCAAAATGATCTTGAGAAGAATTTGCAAGTCCGAGCACCCATCCAGGTATGCCGCTTCCTCAAGGCTTTCTGGCAAGTTCTGAAAAAATGATTTCAATATAATCATATTAAATACGCTCATCATACTTGGAAGAATCAATGCGAATGGTGTGTTTAATAGATGCAGGTTCTTTACAAGCATATAGTCCGGTACCAAACCGCCGCTAAAATACATGGTAAACACCATAAGTAACAATATAATATTTCTGCCCTTGAGCCTTTTTCTACTTAGCGTGTACGCTGCCAATACGGTAACCGTCAATGCTAGGAGCACATATACAAGGACAAGAATCACAGTGTAAAACATCGAGTACAACATACCGGCGTCAGTAAAAACAACTTTGTAGGCTTCTATATTAAAGCCTATAGGAAATATGGTAACCAAATGAGAGATAATTGCCCTATTGGAACTAAGTGATTCTGAAAGAATATAAAGAAAAGGAATCAGGCATATAAAAACGGCTATTAAAACAATAAATACGGCTGAATAGTCAAAAATCCTATTTTTTAATTTTTGAGACATTTCATATACCTCCTTACCATATTCCTTGCTCGCCTAATTTCTTAGTTATATAATTTGAAGTTAACAGAAAGACTAAGCAAATAATGGATTGGAATAGCCCTACTGCCGCACCAATTGAAAAATTGGCAGATTGAATACCTATACGGTAAACAAAGGTACTTATAACATCACCAAAGTCCATAACAAGATTGTTTTGCAAGTTGAATGGACGGTCAAAACCAATTGCCATAATATTACCAAGTTGCAAGATCAGAAGGATCGCAATGGTAGGTCTTATACCTGGCAGTGTAACATGCCATATTTTTCTTAGCCTTCCTGCGCCATCCACTTCAGCCGCTTCATATAACTCTTTGTTAATTCCCGTCATAGCAGCAAGATACAAAATGGTTCCCCAACCTGCACTCTGCCAGGCTCCAACTAAAGTATAAGTACCAACCCACGCAAATTTTTTCGTTAGAAACGGTAGTGCATGCCCTCCCATATTGGTAATTAATGAGTTGATCATGCCTGTTGGTGAAAGCAGCTGAGCAACAATTCCGCCGATAATAACCCAGGAAAGGAAATGCGGTAAATACAATATGGTTTGACTAATTCTCTTAAACTTTTTAAATACCAACTCGTTTATTAAGATAGCTAAAATGATTGGTGCCGGAAATCCCACTATTAAATCCAAGCCATTAAGTACCAACGTGTTTCTAACAACCTGATAGAATTGCGGTGTCGCAAATATTTGCTTGAATGTTGCGAAATTATTCCATGGACTTCTATTCATCCCCTGAAATATGTTGTAATCCTTAAAGGCTATTTCTATACCATACATGGAGCCATATTTAAATAACAATATATAGGC
This region includes:
- a CDS encoding extracellular solute-binding protein, whose protein sequence is MKVKSLRSLFATFITLVLVLALAGCSSTAQSSGNQSSKTGHRTLNVEVFDRGQPGQPDLNNNYWTKYINSTFGKENNVTVHFVTVPRSQEVDKLNVMMAANQAPDIVFTYDQGTVYNYVQQGGLTDLSSLLKKYGSTLTSYLGNDLLKYGQFNGKQYAIPGKRTVLLGENTFIRKDWLDKLGLPLPTTPQEFYNDMVLFKEKNPGNVSGVIPFGYSLQPAYPGLGYIPEAFKPSNLTQEQFATLETNPGYDVNWNLPGFEQSVQYMNKMYNAGLISPGFATDKDGKQLDADISNGKVGAYMTNWDGPYRTSPGDLTNLTKNVPGAELVPVDPWGNDAGQHPKAGYAPNGMYILVPKASKNADLAVKYLNWMANSKVTLFLQNGKEGVDYKMVNGVPQPTGTTTKGDKMMTVANNLDYDILSNGIELGDPKKNVAAISAGYPGYQKQVQNAYKVGSVDLYEPYYYSTPNSAVAKYNTQLTSLSSQMLAKLITAKSSDVDSLYKSLVKQYMAQGGQAIYDEYVKNYKAQNK
- a CDS encoding glycosyl hydrolase 115 family protein, producing MGKDLFMEFIISQDMLKNESISVGHALFYQEEAAFSGVKRIAKKVMHDIELVFGYAPQSTTDRKKLGKQAVLYGTAGQSPLLHELQEKQMIDLSEIKGKREVYLFQVIDHPFEGVERALVIAGSDKRGTIYGLFHLSELLGVSPLVDWSGVLPVRKESFSLKNDLKYLSKEPSVRYRGFFINDEWPAFGNWTMKNFGGFNAEMYDHVFELLLRLKGNYLWPAMWSARFSDDGPGLANAELADEYGVVMGASHHEPCLRYGEEYKYLRGANSKYGDAWNFITNREGIIKFWEDGLKRSGQFENVITVGMRGEQDTSIMGKEATLADNIELLREVIKTQNQLIKEHVNPDLSEVPRMLALYKEVEPFFYGDEETPGLMNSEELEDVILMLCDDNHGNLRTLPTEEMRSHKGGYGMYYHFDYHGGPISYEWINSSYLPKIWEQMSMAYDFGVRDLWIVNVGDIATQEFPLAYFMDLAYDFEKWGTNAINKTDYYTREWTEKQFNGVFSEEQKNKVVELLTGYTKLAHKRRPEHMNSEVYHPVNYKETDHTLQQIDSLLELADELYKHVDLMNLSTYFSLVYYPAVGNLNLQKMWLLTGKNHYDAKLGKMEANKLTEEIKKCLIRDKELVEQYHTIDNGKWYGMGLSEHIGFTRWNEEECQNPILMEVWPANKPRLIVSVDGTDQHSEGSAWHNNKLYLNDFLQPDVEEASFTMASLSDSHADFKITSHNPWLICSKTSGSLDGREKTTEVITVTIDRRNMNDETEGHLVVEMPCGVCTIIVNAAKQDFSEFPNRTFIETNGYISIEAEHYVLNKETTNQQGDVHRFQVIHGYGKTLSAMKAFPTTQYFTPGKDAPYLDYQFVVQEAGVYELELYRQPTNPVVKDQALLCGIQLNDADINLVNTLPEGYRVDDPNWAAGVLDQIHRSTSLITCQEGLNTLRIYAASPGFVLEKLVIYPEGKQPATSYLGPTETYFVGR
- a CDS encoding SGNH/GDSL hydrolase family protein gives rise to the protein MTETSRSQINDKMEDFRAPKDPVAKRDSFFVMFEKVIEATPRHEGKPSQEIYLDEGRLKSIAKLVGGVTDEAILTLLDNCKGFHKLVHSIGVSIKTTGEYVGDVHFVLHHYGKENKYETGTLLRVPCPTDGTETLLELGDHQWSVDDEVPGKFAFEFEQPGELATAIIKFYVHDSYKVPEMAMEPPVAFDSRIYKEMIRKSLLSKGNNHRLKAAIEKAERGDDVTIAYIGGSITQGAGAKPIHTHCYAYQSYLKFRDLFEKKDGENVHFVKAGVGGTPSELGMIRYDRDILRNGQVKPDIVIVEFAVNDAGDETQGICYESLCLKILASENKPAVILLFSVFENDWNLQNRLSPIGKHYDLPMVSIKDAVVEQFRLTKEEGNVITKRQFFYDIYHPTNDGHRIMADCLQYLFSETKKSIRDREDIKLDQPPVIGHDFKDVQLLDRKENRIGAAIRMGSFSETDDDLQKVEMDVNPFATPQFPNNWMHSASSGNESFKMSIYSRNLLLVFKDSGSRHFGSAEIWVDGKHLKNADPHEVNWTHCNAVILYQEDVCREHQVEIKMAPQNEDKCFTILGFGYTL
- a CDS encoding DUF624 domain-containing protein; this encodes MFKVDGKLYRIGTWIYHFALLNLLFLLSCIPIITIFPAMAAAFGVSRQWIKKKEPQIITTYIQLLKENFKQSMIVGIFIVIIGLLLYGDFYFTTKIDSNIKFALYIFFCLMMVCYFAVVLHVFPLMVNGYYTGKQLLINALKFGLYKFHLTLINMICLYALFFISLRVPIIFFFFFSSISIFITYWHSERKFTQMAVENGTN
- a CDS encoding carbohydrate ABC transporter permease, whose protein sequence is MSQKLKNRIFDYSAVFIVLIAVFICLIPFLYILSESLSSNRAIISHLVTIFPIGFNIEAYKVVFTDAGMLYSMFYTVILVLVYVLLALTVTVLAAYTLSRKRLKGRNIILLLMVFTMYFSGGLVPDYMLVKNLHLLNTPFALILPSMMSVFNMIILKSFFQNLPESLEEAAYLDGCSDLQILLKIILPLSKPALATIALLYAVFRWNYFQDALFYITNEKLYTIQLKLYNVINISQQMSGENVVINLPSEALKAASIIFGTIPILIVYPWLQKYFVSGITIGSIKG
- a CDS encoding ABC transporter permease subunit translates to MKGMDGSTTVNKKNSIDRSLKKSKGLLFYIKRDIILYLMLVIPVAYILLFKYGSMYGIEIAFKDYNIFQGMNRSPWNNFATFKQIFATPQFYQVVRNTLVLNGLDLIVGFPAPIILAILINELVFKKFKRISQTILYLPHFLSWVIIGGIVAQLLSPTGMINSLITNMGGHALPFLTKKFAWVGTYTLVGAWQSAGWGTILYLAAMTGINKELYEAAEVDGAGRLRKIWHVTLPGIRPTIAILLILQLGNIMAIGFDRPFNLQNNLVMDFGDVISTFVYRIGIQSANFSIGAAVGLFQSIICLVFLLTSNYITKKLGEQGIW